The proteins below come from a single Mya arenaria isolate MELC-2E11 chromosome 8, ASM2691426v1 genomic window:
- the LOC128244142 gene encoding neuronal acetylcholine receptor subunit alpha-5-like has protein sequence MSILSTWTDERLSWNSSDYGGITEVLYYQGEVWKPPLILSTPIEFVTIWNDDMHVKVSSDGIVTMENGQVLESACTFNMENWPFDKQVCDVGFVPIDYRPSQVLLNIREPGVVVMSTFSSSEWTLERQTFITDSIGYYSEARFRFYIKRQSSFYVLSILLPMIGLNVISTLVFLLPNDSGERVGYSITIMLSLSVFLTIVTDDLPKTSNPVSLLCIFLNMSMSLSLLIMLITILNMRIYFKQSDERPGKFYRVLVKIAKFDFFKNNKVMNGKFVQPKEHRTNGGAGQSKDGQSVEDGESYKHTIDECDGIESTTWQEVSHAIDVICFVFFTVLTSLGSLIFTACMASGSKYKEP, from the coding sequence ATGTCTATTTTAAGTACTTGGACAGATGAAAGATTATCATGGAATTCCAGCGACTACGGAGGCATCACAGAAGTTTTGTATTACCAGGGTGAGGTATGGAAACCTCCGTTGATTCTCTCCACTCCGATAGAATTTGTTACCATATGGAACGATGACATGCACGTTAAAGTCAGCTCGGATGGAATAGTGACGATGGAGAATGGCCAAGTTTTGGAATCTGCATGCACATTCAACATGGAAAATTGGCCATTTGACAAACAAGTTTGTGATGTCGGCTTTGTTCCAATAGACTATCGACCCAGCCAGGTTTTACTAAACATTCGCGAACCAGGAGTCGTAGTAATGTCTACTTTCTCATCCTCCGAGTGGACGCTGGAACGGCAAACGTTTATTACAGACTCTATTGGATATTACAGCGAAGCACGTTTTAGATTTTATATCAAACGGCAGTCATCATTTTATGTGTTATCAATTCTTCTACCAATGATTGGACTCAACGTTATCAGCACGCTTGTCTTCCTACTGCCAAACGACTCGGGAGAAAGAGTCGGCTACTCTATAACAATCATGTTGTCACTCTCTGTTTTCCTAACCATCGTAACGGACGATTTACCCAAAACCTCAAATCCGGTGTCTCTTCTTTGTATTTTCCTTAATATGTCAATGTCTCTTTCCTTGTTGATTATGTTGATAACAATTCTGAACATGCGCATTTACTTCAAGCAAAGTGACGAACGACCTGGGAAGTTTTATAGAGTACTTGTAAAAATTGCTAAGTtcgatttctttaaaaacaataaagtaaTGAATGGCAAATTCGTTCAACCTAAAGAGCACCGTACCAATGGTGGAGCTGGACAATCGAAAGATGGCCAATCAGTGGAAGATGGTGAAAGTTACAAACATACAATTGATGAATGCGATGGCATCGAGAGCACCACTTGGCAAGAAGTTAGTCATGCCATCGATGTGATATGCTTTGTTTTCTTCACAGTGTTAACAAGCTTAGGATCGTTGATTTTTACTGCATGTATGGCGTCTGGATCAAAGTACAAAGAACCATAA